Proteins from one Chlorogloeopsis sp. ULAP01 genomic window:
- a CDS encoding alpha-D-glucose phosphate-specific phosphoglucomutase, with amino-acid sequence MNIKTVATTPFLDQKPGTSGVRKLVSAFKQPHYLENFIQSTFDSIEDYQGQTMILGGDGRYYNRQAIQTILKMAAANGVERVKVGRGGILSTPATSCVIRKYNAFGGIILSASHNPGGPDGDFGVKYNTSNGGPAPEKVTAAIFERSKVIDKYKILEAPDVNLDTLGESKLGEMVVEVIDSVQDYEKLMESIFDFGLIREMLTSGKFRMCIDSMHAVTGPYAHALFEQRLGAPEGTVKNGTPLEDFGSGHPDPNLVYAHDLVEILFGENPPDFGAASDGDGDRNMILGRKFFVTPSDSLAVLAANATLVPGYKDGIAGVARSMPTSQAVDRVAASLGIDCYETPTGWKFFGNLLDAGKITLCGEESFGTGSNHIREKDGLWAVLFWLNILAVKQQPVEQLMREHWQKYGRNYYSRHDYEAVDSDRANQLITKLRDQIPTLKGKKFGDREVEYSDDFSYTDPVDGSVSKNQGIRIGFTDGSRIVYRLSGTGTQGATLRIYLESYEPDPSKHDLDPQQSLADLIAIADEVAQVRALTGMEKPTVIT; translated from the coding sequence ATGAACATTAAAACAGTTGCGACTACACCTTTTTTAGACCAGAAACCAGGTACTTCCGGTGTGCGAAAATTAGTTTCTGCGTTTAAGCAACCCCACTATCTCGAAAATTTCATTCAATCGACTTTTGATAGTATCGAAGATTACCAGGGGCAAACCATGATTTTGGGCGGTGATGGTCGCTACTATAATCGGCAGGCGATTCAAACCATCCTGAAAATGGCTGCTGCCAATGGTGTTGAGCGGGTAAAAGTTGGTCGTGGAGGTATCTTATCTACGCCGGCAACTTCCTGTGTGATTCGTAAGTATAACGCTTTTGGTGGTATAATTTTGTCTGCTAGCCATAACCCTGGCGGGCCAGATGGAGATTTTGGGGTCAAATATAATACTAGTAATGGCGGCCCCGCACCGGAGAAGGTGACGGCAGCAATTTTTGAAAGAAGCAAAGTCATAGATAAGTATAAAATTTTGGAAGCCCCTGATGTAAATTTAGATACTTTAGGTGAATCTAAATTAGGGGAGATGGTGGTGGAAGTCATTGACTCTGTACAAGACTACGAAAAATTAATGGAGTCAATATTTGACTTTGGGCTAATCCGTGAAATGCTTACTAGTGGAAAGTTTCGGATGTGCATAGATTCAATGCACGCAGTTACTGGCCCCTATGCCCATGCTTTATTTGAGCAGAGACTAGGCGCACCTGAAGGCACAGTAAAAAATGGTACACCACTAGAAGATTTTGGTAGTGGACACCCCGATCCAAATTTGGTTTACGCTCACGATTTAGTAGAGATACTTTTTGGGGAAAATCCTCCCGACTTTGGTGCTGCTTCTGATGGCGATGGCGATCGCAATATGATTTTGGGACGCAAATTTTTTGTCACACCGAGCGATAGTTTAGCAGTTCTAGCAGCTAATGCTACCTTAGTTCCAGGTTACAAAGATGGCATAGCGGGAGTGGCGCGTTCTATGCCCACTAGTCAAGCCGTTGATCGAGTTGCTGCTAGTTTGGGTATCGATTGCTACGAAACACCAACGGGGTGGAAGTTCTTTGGTAACTTGTTAGATGCGGGTAAAATCACTCTTTGTGGAGAAGAAAGCTTTGGTACTGGTTCCAACCATATCCGTGAAAAGGATGGATTGTGGGCAGTATTATTTTGGCTGAATATCCTCGCAGTCAAACAACAACCCGTCGAACAACTGATGCGGGAACATTGGCAAAAATATGGTCGCAATTACTACTCGCGTCATGACTACGAAGCCGTAGATAGCGATCGCGCTAACCAATTGATTACCAAACTGCGTGATCAAATTCCTACTCTCAAAGGGAAAAAATTTGGCGATCGCGAGGTAGAGTACAGCGATGATTTTAGCTATACCGATCCAGTAGATGGTAGTGTGAGTAAAAATCAGGGTATCCGGATTGGATTTACCGATGGTTCTCGCATTGTCTATCGCCTCTCTGGCACTGGTACTCAAGGCGCGACGCTGCGAATTTATTTAGAAAGCTATGAACCCGATCCAAGCAAGCACGATCTCGATCCACAGCAAAGTCTTGCAGACTTAATAGCGATCGCAGATGAAGTTGCTCAGGTACGCGCACTCACAGGCATGGAAAAACCAACTGTGATTACTTGA
- a CDS encoding DoxX family protein, with protein MSFVPQLDHHRKEILRGVLAVSIIIVGITHFIRPEQYARIVPPPFPPFVSVYISGVFEILGGIGLMIPFVSVAAAWGLIALFIGVFPANIYMTLHNIKVEGIPHSQLLYLVRLPFQAVLIAWAYWYTRNPQAQAGASKVAEKV; from the coding sequence ATGTCTTTTGTGCCTCAATTAGATCATCACCGCAAAGAAATCCTCCGTGGTGTTCTTGCCGTTTCTATCATCATCGTCGGTATCACTCATTTTATTAGACCAGAGCAATACGCCCGTATTGTACCGCCGCCGTTTCCACCCTTTGTGTCTGTCTACATCAGTGGTGTTTTTGAGATTTTAGGTGGTATTGGTTTAATGATTCCATTTGTGAGTGTGGCAGCAGCATGGGGATTAATCGCTTTGTTTATCGGGGTGTTTCCTGCCAATATTTACATGACTTTGCACAATATTAAAGTGGAGGGAATTCCCCACAGTCAGTTGCTTTATTTAGTAAGGCTACCCTTCCAAGCAGTATTGATTGCCTGGGCATACTGGTATACTCGCAATCCACAAGCACAAGCTGGAGCATCGAAAGTTGCAGAAAAAGTATGA
- the ctpC gene encoding carboxyl-terminal processing protease CtpC → MTLSSRFHAIVGLIGTFTLPLLQIEMAIASRATPDSIAQGLTVHIDGTKTSSEAKIDCQGNTYNIFTKNSQTLASAQSAQLAQPISLQQLQLTQNVSNSRLLKRSPKELIDEVWQIIYRQYIDSSFNRLNWQAVRREYLSKSYNSKQEAYKSIREMLKKLNDPYTRFMDPQEFKNLQTETSGELTGIGIQIGLDDKTKQLIVIAPIEDTPAFKVGILAKDIILNINGKSTRGMDTDQAVSLIRGEPGTKVNLTILRNGQQKKFTITRARIEIHPVEFSQKQSPVGSIGYIRLKQFSANATKEVRDAIKNLESKQVTGYILDLRNNPGGLFSSSVEIARMWLNQGAIVSMIDRQGEVEREVANGRALTNKPLVILVDQGSASASEIVSGALQDNKRAVLVGSKTFGKGLVQSVRSLDDGSGLTVTIAKYHTPSGRDINKQGILPDIAVDLNDKQRQNLWLQERDKIGTLADPQFAKAVEVLGKLKR, encoded by the coding sequence ATGACTCTTTCATCCCGCTTTCATGCAATTGTTGGCCTGATAGGTACTTTTACGTTACCATTGCTACAAATTGAAATGGCGATCGCTTCACGAGCAACCCCAGATAGTATTGCTCAGGGGCTAACAGTTCACATTGATGGAACCAAGACTAGTTCTGAGGCAAAAATAGATTGCCAAGGCAATACGTACAATATTTTTACTAAAAATTCTCAAACACTTGCCTCAGCACAATCAGCGCAACTAGCACAGCCAATTTCTCTTCAACAACTTCAACTTACACAAAACGTCTCCAATTCCAGGTTATTAAAGCGATCGCCTAAAGAATTAATAGATGAAGTTTGGCAAATTATTTACCGTCAGTACATAGACAGTAGTTTTAATCGACTAAATTGGCAAGCTGTTCGTCGTGAGTACTTAAGCAAATCTTACAACAGCAAACAGGAAGCTTATAAGTCCATCCGAGAAATGCTCAAAAAGCTAAATGATCCATACACCCGATTTATGGATCCACAGGAGTTCAAGAATTTGCAAACGGAAACTTCTGGTGAATTGACAGGTATCGGTATTCAGATTGGTTTGGATGATAAAACCAAACAACTAATTGTGATTGCTCCTATTGAGGATACACCTGCTTTTAAAGTTGGGATTTTAGCAAAAGATATTATCCTCAACATTAACGGTAAAAGCACACGGGGAATGGATACCGATCAAGCTGTATCCTTAATTCGAGGTGAACCAGGAACTAAGGTTAACCTGACAATCTTGCGCAATGGGCAACAAAAAAAATTTACAATTACACGGGCGCGTATTGAAATTCATCCTGTAGAGTTTTCCCAAAAGCAATCTCCGGTAGGGAGTATTGGCTATATTCGTCTCAAACAGTTTAGTGCAAATGCTACTAAAGAAGTGCGAGACGCAATTAAAAACTTAGAAAGTAAACAAGTAACTGGCTATATTCTGGATTTACGAAATAATCCTGGTGGATTATTCTCCTCTAGCGTGGAAATTGCTAGAATGTGGCTTAATCAAGGTGCGATCGTCTCCATGATTGACAGGCAAGGTGAAGTCGAACGAGAAGTGGCAAACGGACGCGCTTTGACAAATAAACCCCTGGTTATATTGGTGGATCAAGGTAGTGCCAGTGCCAGTGAAATTGTTTCTGGTGCTTTACAAGACAATAAACGTGCTGTTTTGGTTGGCAGTAAAACATTCGGTAAAGGTTTAGTGCAATCAGTACGTTCCCTAGACGATGGTTCAGGATTGACAGTGACAATTGCGAAATATCATACTCCCAGTGGTAGAGATATTAACAAGCAAGGAATTCTTCCCGATATAGCTGTGGATTTGAACGATAAACAGCGACAAAATTTATGGCTTCAAGAACGAGATAAAATCGGCACCCTAGCAGATCCCCAATTTGCTAAAGCAGTGGAAGTGTTAGGCAAATTAAAAAGATAA
- the rppA gene encoding two-component system response regulator RppA: protein MRILLVEDDLEQLEPLQGILSEAGYIVDAAEDGEIAQWLISQKEYDLLILDWMLPTISGLSLCRQYRLSGKTAPVLMLTAKDTTPDKVMGLDAGADDYVVKPADLIELLARVRALGRRSPNWQGDTLCISDLQLRLANLSVERGQKKIELSPREAQLLEYLMRHPNQVLTRNQMEEALWEWGMEPESNALTVLVRKLRHRLQLVGAEDWIKTVYGMGYRFRPPEY from the coding sequence ATGCGAATATTACTGGTAGAAGATGACTTGGAACAGTTGGAGCCATTACAGGGTATCCTATCTGAAGCTGGATATATTGTAGATGCAGCAGAAGATGGAGAAATTGCTCAATGGCTAATTTCTCAAAAAGAATATGACCTGTTAATTTTAGACTGGATGTTACCAACAATTAGCGGGTTGAGTCTTTGCCGTCAATATCGTCTCTCTGGTAAAACTGCACCAGTGTTGATGCTAACTGCTAAAGACACTACGCCGGATAAAGTCATGGGTTTAGATGCGGGAGCAGATGACTATGTGGTTAAACCCGCCGACTTGATCGAACTACTGGCGAGGGTGCGTGCTCTAGGGCGTAGATCTCCAAATTGGCAAGGAGATACTCTTTGCATATCAGATCTACAGCTACGGCTGGCTAACTTGAGTGTAGAACGTGGTCAAAAAAAAATAGAATTATCTCCTCGTGAAGCGCAACTGCTAGAATATTTAATGCGTCACCCCAATCAAGTTTTAACTCGCAACCAAATGGAAGAAGCTTTGTGGGAATGGGGTATGGAGCCAGAAAGTAATGCCCTAACTGTGTTAGTACGCAAGTTGCGGCACCGCTTGCAGTTAGTAGGTGCAGAAGATTGGATCAAAACAGTATATGGTATGGGTTATCGCTTCCGTCCACCTGAATATTGA